In one Sulfuricella sp. genomic region, the following are encoded:
- a CDS encoding integrase produces MLRRSKRLKSGGLWVSYYYNGRDDQGRRVEIALGADLNEAKRKWAELECKPAPADTGLMKHIFDRYLRDVVPTKAIRTQKDNEEAIKQLRSTFDSAPINAITPQHIAQYRDKRSAKVRANREISLFSHIWNMAREWGYTAKENPCRGVRKNKEAPRDFYADKAVWDAVYSKACQELQDAMDLSYLTGQRPADILKMMETQISDGALEVKPNKTRNSSGKKLRILLDDTDGTRTELGKLIDRIKARPRKIRSLYLIATPAGVKLNRWTLRTRFDEARSCAVTEAEKVGTPNMLVLAARIKDFQFRDIRPKAASETDLDHARKLLGHTEAQITETVYRRVGEVVKPTK; encoded by the coding sequence ATGCTTCGTCGTTCCAAGCGGCTAAAAAGCGGGGGGCTGTGGGTTTCTTATTACTACAATGGGCGAGATGATCAAGGCCGGCGCGTGGAGATCGCGCTGGGGGCCGACCTTAATGAAGCAAAGCGGAAGTGGGCGGAACTGGAGTGCAAGCCTGCACCAGCCGATACCGGCCTGATGAAGCATATCTTCGATCGTTATTTGCGCGACGTGGTGCCAACTAAAGCTATACGCACCCAAAAAGATAACGAGGAAGCGATCAAACAGCTGCGCTCAACATTCGACTCGGCGCCAATCAATGCAATCACCCCGCAGCACATCGCTCAATACCGGGATAAACGCAGTGCCAAGGTGCGCGCGAACCGTGAAATATCGTTATTTTCCCATATCTGGAACATGGCTAGAGAGTGGGGCTATACCGCCAAGGAAAACCCCTGCCGCGGAGTGCGCAAGAATAAGGAAGCGCCGCGTGATTTTTATGCTGACAAGGCTGTCTGGGATGCGGTCTATTCGAAGGCCTGCCAGGAACTGCAGGACGCGATGGACCTCAGCTATCTGACCGGTCAGCGCCCGGCCGATATCCTCAAAATGATGGAGACTCAAATCTCCGACGGCGCTCTCGAAGTGAAGCCAAACAAGACTCGGAACAGCTCAGGCAAAAAATTGCGCATCCTGCTCGACGATACAGATGGCACCCGCACCGAGCTGGGTAAGCTAATCGACCGTATAAAAGCGAGGCCAAGGAAAATCCGCAGCTTGTACCTGATTGCAACACCTGCGGGTGTGAAGCTCAACCGCTGGACACTGAGAACACGATTTGATGAGGCGCGGTCTTGTGCCGTCACAGAGGCAGAGAAAGTAGGAACGCCGAACATGCTTGTGCTGGCGGCAAGGATCAAGGATTTTCAGTTCAGGGATATCCGACCAAAAGCAGCTAGTGAGACTGACCTCGATCACGCCCGCAAGCTGCTTGGACATACCGAAGCACAGATCACCGAGACGGTGTATCGTCGGGTTGGCGAAGTGGTCAAGCCGACCAAATAG
- a CDS encoding DUF4224 domain-containing protein, protein MTAVFEMPIKSETLAPDEVQEITGCARKGDQIEWLVGNGWEFHKNRAGEPIIGRMYARLRMAGITPAAMTTSGGWIPDLSNVR, encoded by the coding sequence ATGACAGCGGTTTTCGAGATGCCGATAAAAAGCGAGACTCTCGCGCCTGATGAGGTACAAGAAATTACTGGTTGTGCCAGAAAAGGTGATCAGATTGAGTGGTTGGTCGGTAATGGTTGGGAATTCCACAAAAATCGGGCCGGTGAGCCAATCATCGGGCGTATGTATGCACGTTTGCGCATGGCGGGAATAACACCAGCTGCCATGACCACAAGCGGTGGCTGGATCCCCGATTTAAGTAACGTGAGGTAG
- a CDS encoding IS5 family transposase, giving the protein MKQLSFAAKDYVKKPKETRKEKFLREMESVVPWTRLLAVIEPHYPKAGNGRRPYALSDMLRIHFMQQWFGYSDAAMEEALHDVPLLRHFAGLDAGTDTMPDETTILNFRHLLERHGLSKQLFAEVNGLLTEQGLLLREGTTVDATLIAAPPSTKNQEGKRDPAMTQTKKGNQWYFGMKAHIGVDDQSGLVHTLVGTTAKDSDMSQFTGLLHGEEERVSADRGYDYPQVHGHLQQHWVEDWVARKSKPNQALDAWTRGLNHAIARIRAIGEHPFRILKRQFGYTKVRYRGLAKNTAQLYMLFALGNLFQVRRALLASGA; this is encoded by the coding sequence ATGAAACAACTGAGTTTTGCTGCCAAAGACTATGTGAAGAAGCCCAAGGAGACGAGGAAGGAGAAGTTTCTGCGGGAGATGGAATCCGTTGTGCCGTGGACGCGTTTGCTGGCAGTAATTGAGCCGCACTACCCCAAGGCGGGGAACGGTCGCCGGCCTTATGCTTTATCTGACATGCTGCGGATCCACTTCATGCAGCAATGGTTCGGCTACAGTGATGCCGCCATGGAAGAAGCCCTGCATGATGTGCCGCTGTTGCGGCATTTCGCCGGGCTGGATGCCGGCACGGATACGATGCCCGATGAGACCACCATTCTCAACTTCCGGCACCTGCTGGAGCGTCATGGCTTATCGAAGCAACTGTTTGCCGAGGTAAATGGCCTGCTCACGGAGCAGGGATTGCTGTTGCGTGAAGGCACCACGGTGGATGCCACGCTGATTGCTGCTCCACCCTCCACCAAGAATCAGGAGGGCAAGCGTGATCCAGCGATGACGCAGACCAAGAAAGGCAACCAATGGTATTTCGGCATGAAGGCGCATATTGGCGTGGACGACCAGAGCGGTCTGGTACACACACTGGTTGGCACCACAGCCAAGGACTCTGACATGTCGCAATTCACCGGTTTGCTGCATGGCGAGGAAGAACGGGTCAGTGCGGATCGGGGTTACGACTACCCGCAGGTGCATGGGCACCTGCAACAGCACTGGGTAGAAGACTGGGTTGCCCGGAAGAGCAAACCCAATCAGGCGCTTGATGCCTGGACACGCGGACTCAATCATGCGATCGCCAGGATACGTGCTATTGGCGAACACCCGTTCCGGATATTGAAGCGCCAGTTTGGTTATACCAAGGTGCGTTATCGTGGGCTGGCAAAGAACACGGCCCAGTTGTACATGCTGTTTGCGCTGGGCAATCTGTTCCAGGTCAGGCGAGCGTTATTGGCATCAGGGGCTTAA
- a CDS encoding integrase domain-containing protein yields the protein MSRVSLADRVLSRSFRDELERIFNQHNRKVHAEKNVISRDCSTKTRQERRNNLRRSFAELHLLGFHLSSPTALKQKHLHALAEYWQQKELAPKTLHGLISNFREFARWTGKRDLVQDISVYCGGREHLIRRTGATIDLSWEAHGIDVPLFLEKVKEVDQRLWLYLSFQRYFGLRTKESIELRPWRATAQGDEHLYVTDGTKGGKHRMVPIRSDRQREIIDFSKELIGPHLNAQLRWPGKTWRQAQAHFYYLMRRLGATHDLMGVSPHGLRHGFLQDEYEHYVGLPAPIKGGAALPENRFEYKRAMLALSLEAGHFREAVTGMYCGSLGHQLRPRKTPITSDAPQEQLKFNQEIQNEEKEKFKS from the coding sequence ATGAGCAGAGTGTCGCTTGCGGATCGAGTCCTTTCGCGATCATTTCGGGACGAGTTGGAGCGCATTTTTAATCAGCACAACAGGAAAGTGCATGCTGAAAAAAATGTTATTTCCAGAGATTGCAGCACCAAAACACGTCAGGAAAGAAGAAACAACCTTCGAAGATCATTCGCAGAATTGCACCTGCTTGGCTTCCATTTAAGCAGTCCAACTGCATTGAAGCAAAAACATCTGCATGCACTAGCAGAATATTGGCAGCAAAAAGAGCTTGCACCAAAAACACTGCATGGGCTTATCTCAAATTTCAGGGAATTCGCGCGTTGGACTGGGAAGCGAGACCTTGTTCAAGACATCAGCGTGTACTGCGGCGGCCGTGAGCATCTAATCCGCCGAACTGGCGCCACTATAGATCTTTCCTGGGAAGCCCATGGGATTGACGTTCCGCTTTTCCTTGAAAAGGTTAAAGAGGTCGACCAGCGACTTTGGCTCTACCTCAGCTTTCAGCGCTATTTTGGCCTACGGACAAAAGAATCAATCGAATTGCGTCCGTGGCGAGCGACGGCGCAGGGAGATGAGCATCTCTATGTTACCGATGGGACCAAAGGGGGCAAACATCGCATGGTGCCAATCAGGAGCGATCGGCAGCGTGAAATTATCGATTTTTCCAAAGAACTCATTGGTCCGCATCTTAATGCCCAGCTTCGTTGGCCAGGCAAGACCTGGCGCCAGGCGCAGGCCCATTTTTATTATTTGATGCGCCGCTTGGGTGCTACGCACGATTTGATGGGGGTTTCTCCGCACGGGCTCCGTCACGGGTTCCTGCAGGATGAATATGAGCACTACGTTGGATTGCCCGCACCAATCAAGGGTGGGGCCGCGCTCCCGGAAAATCGCTTTGAATATAAACGCGCAATGCTTGCGCTGTCTCTTGAGGCCGGCCATTTTCGTGAGGCCGTCACCGGCATGTATTGCGGAAGCCTTGGGCATCAATTACGTCCACGCAAGACACCAATTACCTCTGATGCACCTCAAGAACAGCTTAAATTCAACCAGGAGATACAAAATGAAGAAAAAGAAAAATTCAAAAGCTAA
- a CDS encoding recombinase family protein, giving the protein MAIYVYLRVSTDAQDAQNQKHGIFEYCDAQGIDPDAVLEDTASGRVDWRTRKIGELLSTADKGDVILVSEVSRLARSTLQVLEILQLAAERKISLIVVKNGLRFDNSMQAKITATILGLAAEIERDFISMRTKEALAKRRASGKRLGRPQGAIAKNYKLDVKRVEIERYLKLGINGTAIAKLVGVSRPTLRAWLGRNRLFDPGTHL; this is encoded by the coding sequence ATGGCAATTTATGTCTATCTGAGGGTTTCAACCGACGCTCAGGATGCGCAAAACCAGAAGCATGGAATTTTTGAGTACTGCGACGCGCAAGGAATTGATCCAGATGCTGTCCTCGAAGACACGGCATCTGGCCGAGTGGACTGGCGGACGCGGAAAATTGGAGAGTTGTTGTCCACTGCAGACAAGGGTGATGTGATCCTCGTTTCCGAGGTCAGCCGCCTAGCACGCTCGACGCTGCAAGTCCTGGAGATTCTCCAGCTTGCAGCTGAACGGAAAATTTCACTTATCGTCGTCAAGAATGGACTGCGATTCGACAATTCCATGCAGGCCAAGATTACTGCGACGATTCTTGGCCTCGCTGCCGAGATTGAGCGTGACTTCATATCTATGCGGACAAAAGAGGCTCTGGCAAAGCGGAGGGCTTCTGGTAAGCGACTCGGCCGGCCACAGGGCGCCATAGCCAAAAATTACAAGCTTGACGTCAAGCGAGTAGAGATTGAGCGCTACTTGAAACTGGGGATCAACGGCACTGCAATCGCCAAGCTGGTTGGGGTTAGTCGGCCAACCCTTCGGGCATGGCTGGGGCGAAATCGGCTGTTCGACCCAGGTACTCATCTGTAG